In Halorhabdus rudnickae, the following proteins share a genomic window:
- a CDS encoding type IV pilin yields the protein MFDSAKEFLRSEDRGVSPVIGVILMVAITVILAAVIATFVMNMGPSEETQPSVQWEWNADSENVTLSHTGGDAATASQFLLETENNGSATLDQFSGISEELTAGDKVVINATGTDGELYGTFSGTDVDANLNSEYTLIWENPNSDQTQVITDFEP from the coding sequence ATGTTCGATTCAGCGAAAGAGTTCCTCCGTTCGGAGGACCGTGGTGTATCGCCAGTTATCGGCGTGATCTTGATGGTCGCGATTACGGTCATTCTCGCGGCCGTGATCGCGACGTTCGTCATGAACATGGGGCCGAGTGAAGAGACCCAGCCCAGTGTCCAGTGGGAATGGAATGCCGACAGTGAGAACGTGACTCTCTCACACACTGGCGGTGACGCCGCGACAGCGAGCCAATTCCTGCTTGAAACCGAAAACAATGGATCGGCCACGCTGGACCAATTCTCCGGCATCAGTGAAGAGCTAACAGCTGGAGACAAAGTCGTGATTAATGCAACCGGTACTGACGGAGAACTTTATGGCACCTTCAGTGGGACAGACGTTGACGCAAACCTGAACTCAGAATATACTCTGATCTGGGAGAACCCGAACAGCGATCAAACGCAGGTCATCACTGACTTCGAACCCTGA
- a CDS encoding type IV pilin, translated as MVSNHFVCEKRGVSPVIGVILMVAITVILAGVIGAFVMNMNTVGETQPNTQWEWYNDTGAGHIELSHTGGDASAAGNLVLAIGDNRTAIDTAGAFDSDDKLTAGDTLTFNASSGGSMHLNVGADPSGIEEVKLIWEDSTTDRSRVISSYEP; from the coding sequence ATGGTTTCAAATCACTTCGTATGCGAGAAACGGGGGGTATCGCCGGTCATCGGGGTCATCCTGATGGTCGCGATCACGGTCATTCTGGCCGGCGTCATTGGGGCGTTCGTCATGAACATGAACACGGTTGGGGAGACCCAGCCCAACACGCAGTGGGAGTGGTACAACGACACTGGTGCCGGTCACATTGAACTGAGCCACACAGGTGGGGACGCGTCCGCCGCGGGCAACCTCGTCCTCGCCATTGGCGACAACAGGACAGCTATCGACACGGCGGGTGCATTCGACTCGGACGACAAGCTGACTGCGGGGGATACGCTTACGTTCAATGCCTCTAGTGGGGGTTCAATGCACCTCAACGTCGGCGCGGACCCGTCAGGTATCGAGGAAGTCAAACTGATCTGGGAGGACTCGACTACCGACCGAAGCCGGGTCATCAGCTCGTACGAGCCCTGA